CTCGCTGCGCGCCTGCTCGAACTTCCGGAGTTCGTAGGCCGCAATGCCGCCCACGACGGCGTCGCCATCCAGCGCCGCGAGGGCAATGAAGGAGTCGCCGCCGAGCAGTCCGCGGAGATAGTCGGGGCTGGGGCGCGCGGCCGTGTAGGTCTCGAGCTCGTCAAAGGCCTCGCCGAACATCGTCAGCAGGCCATCCATCAGCGGCAGGTCGTCTGGGCCCAGCTGGTGAATCACGAAGGCCATGGCACGCCTCAGCCCGCGGCGGCGCGCACCACCCGCACCGTCACTGAAAGTTGCCCCACATGGCGCATCGCATGCTCGGCGCCGTGGACCAGGCAGCCAATCACCGTGGAGGGGAGCTGCGCGCGGCCGACCGCACGAAAATCACCGAGCGTCTCGGCCGGGACGCTCCGCAATTGCGCCATCGCCGAGTCCACCTGATCCGAAAGGGCTGTCAGCACCGCGGGCACGTCGCCAAGGGAGAGGGGACTGCCCTCGGCCCTCAGGGCGGTGAACTGTGTCTCGGTGAGGCTCTCGCCGCGTGCATAGGTGAAGAGCCGGTCGATCACGCCGCTCATGTGCCGGACGTGAAAGGCAGCAGAGGCGATCCCGGCCGGCCGCGCATTCCACTCCGCTTCAGTCAGTGACGCCACCAGCTCCCCGACGCTCTCGCGTACCTGCAACAGGATGTGCGCCACCGGCTGCAGCACATCCGGGACGTCAGCGATCGGACCGCGTTGCCACCACTCCGTGTCGGCCATGGGACCTCAGTGTCGTTGATGCACCGAATGGGTGGCGACGGTCAGGTTGCCGTCTCGGTGTGAATGGATGATGGGAAAGCTACCGCTCCTGTCGTATACTGTCAGGATCCTCCACGATTTCGATGGCACCATCCCCGACCCGAGGTCTGCGCATGGTAGGCTCCTTCCGTGTCGGCACCTGCATGGCCCTGCTGCTGGCGTCCTGTACCCCGCAGACCACGCCGCAACCGTCGGCGGCGACCCCACCCAATGTCCTCTTCATCGCCATCGATGACCTCCGTCCGAGCCTCGGCGCCTACGGTGACCCGGTCGTCAAGACGCCGAACATCGATCGGCTGGCGCGCTCGGGGGCCGTCTTCCTCGAGGCGCACGCGCAGGAAGCGGTCTGCAATCCCTCGCGCGCCAGCCTCCTGACGGGGCTGCGCCCCGACTCGCTGCGCGTCTGGGACCTCGAGACCGACTTCCGCCGCACTACACCCGATGTCGTCACCCTGCCGCAGTACTTCATCCGCAACGGCTACACCGCGGTCAGCGTCGGCAAGATCTATCACAACCTGATCCCTGACTCGCTCTCCTGGAGCGAGCCGGAGCACAAGGTGGCGGGCTTT
Above is a genomic segment from Gemmatimonadota bacterium containing:
- the aac(3)-I gene encoding AAC(3)-I family aminoglycoside N-acetyltransferase encodes the protein MAFVIHQLGPDDLPLMDGLLTMFGEAFDELETYTAARPSPDYLRGLLGGDSFIALAALDGDAVVGGIAAYELRKFEQARSEIYLYDLAVATTHRRQGVATALITALQGIAARRGAWVIFVQADTQPEDEPAIALYTRLGSREEVLHFDIAVDPERPD
- a CDS encoding DinB family protein, which encodes MADTEWWQRGPIADVPDVLQPVAHILLQVRESVGELVASLTEAEWNARPAGIASAAFHVRHMSGVIDRLFTYARGESLTETQFTALRAEGSPLSLGDVPAVLTALSDQVDSAMAQLRSVPAETLGDFRAVGRAQLPSTVIGCLVHGAEHAMRHVGQLSVTVRVVRAAAG